The Legionella jordanis genomic sequence CGCTCCAATGCTGAAGTACTCAACTCACTCATATTGGCAATCTGAATTCCTTCTTGGACCAAGGTTTTAAAATCTTTCAAATGAGCAGGGGGAGTGGATGGTTTTGCATGAGCTTGCAAGCGTTGAATAATGGTTTGCAGATGCTGATAATCATCAATAAGCCAGGAATATTGTTTTAATTGTTTCGCATAGGGAAATTGGTCATGATAGTAGGTCTTATCTCGCCCTTTCTTGGCATGATCGATTGCAGTTAGATGATTTTTATCCTCTATACTAACATCTGCACCGTGGGCAAGCAGCAGATCAATGATATCCAATCTCCTGCGTTCTACTGCTTTATTTAAAGCCGTTTGGCCATTGCTTCTTTGAGCGTTTGCATTTACGCCATGTTCCAATAAAAATTGCATGAGATCCAAATACTCAAAATCGCAAGCCAGGAACAGATCGGACTCCGCTGATTCAGTGTGAATCAGATCCTGAATATTAATGCGATTGGCGGCTAGTGCTGTTTGAAATTGCTGAATATTTTTTCCGGTCTTATGATATACATCTAAAAATACACCCATCATTCTACCTATTGCTCAAAAATATCCCTTAACTATAGCAATAAACCATCTAAATGTATGTATTATGCTCAAAAATATAATTTTATTACCACGAAGATCAATATTTGTTTTTAATATACTTAATAGGTGGGGCCTGGTGATTAATAGAGACTAAATAAAACAGGAACTTTTTGAACCATCTGGGATGGGTGCATTTTTGATGCTTCCGTATAGTAAAACCGTAGCCAAGTAAAGCTACGGAAATCTAAAGCGAGGGTTAGGGAGTTGCAAAATGCCAGTCCATTGTTTTGGATAACTCTTCAAGCATAATTTCGCCGCGGATGCTATTTCCTTTAGCATTGACCCGAGGGCTTAACACAACAATTCCTGCTTTTTTAGGTACTACTGCGATGGTATAACCAGAAACGCCACTCTTGGCAGGCATTCCAGTTCTAACCATATGTGTGCCCGTCTCATCATATAAGCCGCAGGTGGCCATAATGGCGAGGGTAATTTTGCAAGTCTCACCTGAAATGATCTGCTCCTGTGTAATGGGATCTCTGCCAAGATTGGCAAGCAAAGTAGGCAGATAAAGCATTTGCTCAAGCATTGCTTCATAGGAGCAAAGAGCAAAATACAAATCAAGCGTTTCATTGACGTCAGCGGCTAAATTGTTGCGGCTTTTAAGTAAATAAGCCAGTGAGCGATTGCGATTACCCGTTCTTTTTTCAGAAGCGAAAACCAGTGGATTAATGCTCAGTTTTTGGTTAAACAGTTTTTGAACCCAAAATTCGAGCCAGGCAAATTGCTGTTCCCCTTTGCCAGGAATGTGGGAGCATAAGGTGATGGCGCCTGCATTGAGCATC encodes the following:
- the glsA gene encoding glutaminase A, with protein sequence MTENSITIDLLKQLVSKAELNQDGETANYIPELANVNKDLTAIAVQTLNGEQLSYSNDSLAPVTLQSTGKMITLIGLLEEFGLEQVFQWVKVEPSGDDFASITRLEQFGPKPSNPMLNAGAITLCSHIPGKGEQQFAWLEFWVQKLFNQKLSINPLVFASEKRTGNRNRSLAYLLKSRNNLAADVNETLDLYFALCSYEAMLEQMLYLPTLLANLGRDPITQEQIISGETCKITLAIMATCGLYDETGTHMVRTGMPAKSGVSGYTIAVVPKKAGIVVLSPRVNAKGNSIRGEIMLEELSKTMDWHFATP